A single genomic interval of Rhodanobacteraceae bacterium harbors:
- a CDS encoding PD40 domain-containing protein, translating to MIALPKAPLCLLISLLAVTPAAWAQTSQLEALTYASPSQFGLQAADTNLSEPCCHPRISDDGRHVLFLSVAKNLVAGDYNNNIDVFLRDRLLGTTRRVNVRSNGAQGRSGDAVSAVAAAISANGDLVVFSSRQFDLVDGDTNLASDVFLHQVSTGITTRLVVGIGGAEPNDAVSNPSLSGDGRFVVFESSATNLAANHLGGQHVYLLDRNSGVVERISVTPGGTASTGGSGNATVSDDGRFVAFESAANDLVATPGNGNSQLYVRDRQLGQTTRLSQLAGTAANSAVRNSVIAGNGTRVVFETTASNLDAGDSNGVEDIYAVSVATGVLTRISVDAGGAQTSERSERPSISRNGQRIAFQSRGDLATGGSTAFTQVYLRDLDLQTTTLVSVSNSGNNGNNAELSASLSGNGQVVAFFSTSTDLVGGDSNNLGDEFVRDLLGASTERVSLADSSGPFPAPANGDSILSNRGQRRLSADGGVLVTETEATNLGTLALQTTQIVRIERSSNQAVLISADLQGNPALSAAFEPAMSSDGRYIVFRSATTNLVAGDNNGTFDVFWKDTDGGPLERVNLGPGGVQGLGGTQTRLPTVSDDGQVIAFVSNQNNLVAGDSNAALDIFVRDRSAGTTSRVSVDSLGTQANGLSDFPVVSANGRYVVFSSLASNLVAGDVGGFQDIFRHDRQTGQTILISQSSAGAQGDGNSFVSAISADGNRIAFSSAATNLVSGDNNARTDIFVRDVSQGSTTLVSVSSSNELGNGTCSVPSISADGQIVSFLSGSSNLVAGDSNNLNDVFRRDLTSGLTTLVSVDPDGRQARSPQATVSAGEVSPDGTLVAVETNAQDWQLSAGVSGARGILLATPAAVQLPDNLFGNGFE from the coding sequence ATGATTGCCTTGCCGAAAGCCCCGCTCTGCCTGTTGATCAGTCTCCTGGCCGTCACTCCAGCCGCCTGGGCCCAGACCAGCCAGCTCGAAGCGCTGACCTATGCCAGCCCCAGCCAGTTCGGGCTGCAGGCTGCAGACACCAACCTCTCGGAGCCCTGCTGTCACCCACGCATCAGCGACGATGGCCGTCATGTGCTGTTTCTGAGCGTTGCCAAGAATCTGGTTGCAGGTGACTACAACAACAACATCGATGTGTTCCTGCGTGACCGCCTGCTCGGCACCACCCGCCGCGTCAATGTGCGCTCGAACGGCGCCCAGGGGCGCAGTGGCGATGCGGTCTCGGCAGTGGCTGCTGCCATCTCCGCCAACGGCGATCTGGTGGTGTTCTCCTCGCGGCAGTTCGATCTGGTGGATGGGGATACCAACCTGGCCAGCGATGTGTTCCTGCATCAGGTCTCTACCGGAATCACCACGCGCCTGGTTGTGGGCATCGGCGGCGCTGAGCCGAATGACGCGGTCAGCAATCCCAGCCTGTCGGGCGATGGACGCTTTGTGGTGTTCGAATCCTCTGCCACCAACCTGGCGGCCAATCATCTCGGCGGCCAGCACGTCTATCTGCTGGACCGCAACAGCGGCGTCGTCGAACGCATCAGCGTGACTCCCGGTGGCACCGCGTCGACCGGTGGCAGCGGCAATGCCACGGTGTCCGACGATGGCCGTTTCGTGGCCTTCGAGTCGGCTGCCAATGATCTGGTGGCGACACCGGGCAACGGCAACAGCCAGCTCTATGTGCGCGATCGCCAGCTGGGCCAGACGACCCGGCTGAGCCAGCTGGCAGGGACGGCCGCCAACTCCGCGGTGCGCAACAGCGTGATCGCCGGCAATGGTACGCGGGTGGTGTTTGAAACCACCGCCAGCAATCTCGATGCCGGCGACAGCAATGGCGTCGAGGACATCTATGCCGTCAGCGTGGCAACGGGGGTGCTGACTCGCATCAGCGTGGACGCCGGTGGCGCGCAGACCAGCGAGCGCAGCGAGCGCCCGTCGATCTCGCGCAACGGTCAGCGCATCGCCTTCCAGTCACGCGGCGATCTGGCGACAGGTGGCAGCACCGCCTTCACGCAGGTCTATCTGCGCGATCTGGATCTGCAGACCACCACCCTGGTGAGCGTGAGCAACAGCGGCAACAACGGCAATAACGCGGAGCTCAGTGCCAGCTTGTCTGGCAATGGACAGGTCGTCGCCTTCTTCTCCACCAGCACCGATCTCGTCGGTGGCGACAGCAACAACCTGGGCGACGAGTTCGTCCGCGATCTGCTCGGTGCCAGCACCGAGCGGGTCAGCCTGGCCGACAGCAGCGGGCCCTTCCCCGCACCTGCCAATGGCGACTCGATCCTGTCCAACCGGGGTCAGCGACGGCTGTCGGCGGATGGCGGCGTGCTGGTCACCGAAACCGAGGCGACAAATCTGGGTACGCTGGCACTGCAAACCACCCAGATCGTGCGGATCGAACGCAGCAGCAACCAAGCCGTGCTGATCAGCGCAGACCTCCAAGGCAATCCGGCCCTCAGCGCGGCCTTCGAACCGGCGATGAGCAGTGACGGGCGCTACATCGTCTTTCGTTCGGCCACGACCAACCTGGTGGCTGGCGACAACAACGGCACCTTCGATGTGTTCTGGAAGGACACCGATGGCGGTCCGCTGGAACGGGTGAACCTCGGTCCTGGCGGTGTGCAGGGCCTGGGAGGAACCCAGACCCGGCTGCCCACGGTGAGTGATGATGGTCAGGTCATTGCCTTCGTCTCCAATCAGAACAACCTGGTGGCCGGCGACAGCAACGCGGCGCTGGACATCTTCGTGCGCGATCGCAGCGCGGGCACCACGTCGCGGGTCAGCGTCGATTCGCTCGGCACGCAAGCCAACGGCTTGAGCGACTTTCCCGTCGTCTCGGCCAACGGTCGCTACGTGGTGTTCTCCTCGCTGGCCAGCAATCTGGTCGCTGGCGACGTCGGCGGCTTCCAGGACATCTTCCGGCACGATCGCCAGACCGGTCAGACGATACTGATCAGCCAATCCAGCGCTGGCGCCCAAGGCGACGGCAACAGCTTCGTGTCGGCGATCTCGGCCGACGGCAACCGCATTGCCTTTTCCTCTGCAGCGACCAATCTGGTCAGCGGCGACAACAACGCGCGCACCGACATCTTCGTGCGCGATGTGAGCCAGGGCAGTACCACCCTGGTCTCGGTCAGCAGTTCGAATGAGCTGGGCAACGGCACCTGCAGTGTGCCCTCGATCAGCGCCGACGGCCAGATCGTGAGCTTCCTGTCCGGTTCCAGCAATCTGGTGGCCGGCGACAGCAACAATCTCAACGATGTGTTTCGGCGCGATCTGACGAGCGGCCTGACCACGCTGGTCAGCGTGGACCCGGATGGACGGCAAGCGCGCTCGCCCCAGGCCACCGTCAGCGCCGGAGAGGTCAGCCCGGATGGCACCCTTGTCGCCGTGGAAACCAATGCCCAGGACTGGCAGTTGAGCGCCGGCGTCAGCGGCGCCCGCGGAATCCTGCTGGCTACCCCCGCCGCAGTCCAGCTACCGGACAACCTGTTCGGCAATGGCTTTGAGTGA
- a CDS encoding tail fiber domain-containing protein has protein sequence MPHSPRRALVATLLLLGAGPILAAPFVYEGRLDDYGQPANGAYDLRIAAFGERQLGAAVLPPTTFFDVVVVDGQFRLEVELPLATTDDVWIEAAVREQGATDFSAIPGRSKAVSGTIGQCWSTTGDAGSSPATNFIGTTDAQPLVLRTRNAQSLRIEPSVEVFSGLPITANVIAGSRSNSVAAGVRGATIAGGGMPIGESDPTFTGEGPNLVTDAYGSIGGGYNNRAGDGAGTATDRGFATVGGGHNNEASGRGSTVGGGISNSANNADVTFTSGANTVSGGQENTASTAHSTVGGGLSNRASGERSTVGGGQNNVASSTNSTVAGGGFNTASGILSTVTGGIDNCAGGTRSWAGGSRAKIRPGSGSGAPGDGCNAVPITTGVSGDQGSFVWADSQNADFVSTGENQFLIRSTNGLGLNTNIPTPSHLTIGKNDGSSNTLALGYLGDVTRWRISGPDAGSGAAFEVQSGGDQLLLRAEDAGSSGRVGISRDPASNALEVEGNASKTTSGSWLANSDARIKTEISEIDGALARLMRVRPVTFRYTADYRAAHPGIDDRIYYNVIAQEFAQVFPDAVQGSGEYLPHAEHSVDTEIQQVDVHPALITTIAAVQELALRLEAERKLLAAQVQELAGDNAALRETTARSEARLARLEALLAPAGR, from the coding sequence ATGCCTCACTCGCCCCGACGCGCGCTCGTTGCCACACTGCTCCTGCTGGGTGCAGGACCAATCCTGGCCGCCCCTTTCGTTTACGAAGGCCGCCTGGACGACTACGGTCAGCCGGCCAACGGCGCTTACGATCTGCGTATCGCCGCCTTCGGTGAACGCCAGCTGGGCGCGGCGGTGCTGCCGCCCACGACCTTCTTCGATGTCGTCGTCGTCGACGGCCAGTTCCGACTGGAGGTCGAGCTGCCACTGGCCACGACCGACGATGTGTGGATCGAGGCGGCCGTGCGCGAGCAGGGCGCCACCGACTTCAGCGCCATTCCCGGTCGCAGCAAGGCGGTCAGCGGCACCATCGGGCAGTGCTGGAGCACAACCGGGGATGCCGGCAGCTCTCCGGCCACGAACTTCATTGGCACCACCGATGCGCAGCCACTGGTACTGCGCACGCGCAATGCGCAGAGCCTGCGTATCGAACCTAGCGTCGAGGTGTTCAGCGGCCTGCCGATCACGGCAAATGTGATCGCCGGCAGCAGGTCCAATAGCGTTGCCGCGGGCGTGCGCGGAGCGACTATCGCCGGTGGCGGGATGCCGATCGGAGAGAGCGATCCAACCTTCACTGGTGAAGGTCCAAATCTTGTGACCGATGCCTACGGCAGCATCGGCGGGGGCTACAACAATCGTGCGGGGGATGGTGCGGGGACGGCGACCGATCGTGGATTTGCCACAGTAGGCGGCGGCCATAACAATGAAGCCAGCGGCCGTGGCAGCACCGTCGGCGGTGGCATTTCCAACAGTGCCAACAATGCCGACGTCACCTTTACGTCAGGGGCTAACACGGTGAGTGGTGGCCAAGAAAATACCGCCAGCACCGCTCATAGTACCGTCGGCGGCGGTCTATCCAACAGGGCCAGTGGTGAACGTAGCACTGTTGGCGGTGGCCAAAATAACGTCGCGAGCAGTACTAACAGCACGGTTGCTGGCGGTGGCTTCAACACGGCCAGCGGCATTCTTAGCACGGTCACCGGTGGAATTGATAATTGCGCTGGCGGAACTCGTTCATGGGCCGGCGGAAGCCGAGCAAAAATTCGCCCAGGCAGCGGCTCGGGCGCACCGGGCGATGGTTGTAACGCGGTCCCCATCACTACCGGCGTCAGCGGCGATCAGGGCAGCTTCGTCTGGGCCGATTCGCAGAACGCCGACTTTGTATCCACCGGCGAAAACCAGTTTCTGATTCGTTCCACCAACGGCCTTGGCCTCAACACCAACATTCCGACGCCCTCCCACCTGACCATCGGCAAGAATGACGGCTCCAGCAACACGCTGGCGCTGGGTTATCTGGGCGATGTGACGCGCTGGCGCATCAGCGGTCCCGACGCCGGTTCCGGTGCGGCCTTCGAGGTGCAGAGCGGCGGCGATCAACTGCTGCTGCGTGCCGAAGACGCCGGCTCCAGCGGCCGCGTGGGCATCTCGCGCGATCCGGCGAGCAACGCCCTGGAGGTCGAGGGCAACGCCTCCAAGACCACCTCGGGCAGCTGGCTGGCCAACTCCGATGCGCGCATCAAGACCGAGATCAGCGAGATCGACGGTGCCCTGGCACGGCTGATGCGCGTGCGTCCAGTGACCTTCCGCTACACGGCGGACTATCGCGCCGCGCATCCGGGCATCGACGATCGGATCTACTACAACGTCATCGCCCAGGAGTTCGCGCAGGTCTTTCCCGACGCGGTGCAGGGTTCTGGCGAGTATCTACCGCACGCCGAGCATTCCGTCGACACCGAGATCCAGCAGGTCGATGTGCACCCGGCGCTGATCACGACGATCGCCGCCGTGCAGGAGCTGGCCCTGCGCCTGGAGGCCGAGCGCAAGCTGCTGGCAGCGCAGGTGCAGGAACTGGCGGGCGACAACGCCGCTTTGCGCGAGACTACGGCCCGCAGTGAGGCCAGGCTGGCGCGTCTGGAAGCCCTCCTGGCCCCGGCAGGGCGCTGA